In the bacterium genome, CCCGGCTGGCGACGCCCGCCGGCGCGGCGCCCTACGCCGCGGCCGCCGTGCGCGCGCCGCTGAAGAGCACCGGCCGCAAGCTGGACCTGTTCGACTGCACGAGCTGCCACCTCTGCGTCACGGTCTGCCCGAACGACGCGATGATCCGCTTGGCCCGCCCCGCGGAGCACGAGGAGCGCCTGGCCAAGCGCTGGCAGTACCTCTGCCTGGCCGACCTGTGCAACGACTGCGGCAACTGCGAGACCTTTTGCCCCGACGACGGAGCGCCCCACCGGTCGAAGCCGCGCCTGCACCTGGCCGGGCGGGGAGCCGCGGCCGCCGATTCCGATTATCGTGTCGCACGCGCCGGCGGCGTCTGGACGGCGGACGGCGCGCGCGAGGCCGCGCTGGTCGCCGCCCTGCTGCGCGACCTGCCCCTGCCGGCCGCGGACCCGGAACCCGAGGAAGAGCCATGACCGCCAGCCGACCCCTGTTCACGCCGTTCCACCGCGCCGAGGAGACGATCCGGATCACGCCCGCGCTCGCCCGCGACGGCGGCCTGCTCACCTGGGCCCGCGACTTCCAGCTCGGCACCGCGGGGTACCGCGATCTGCTGGACCCGGGCGACCTGCACAACACCGAAGTCCCGTTCAACAGCCTGAACGTGGCGGTCATGCTGGCCGCCCGCGCCCAGCTGGC is a window encoding:
- a CDS encoding 4Fe-4S binding protein yields the protein RLATPAGAAPYAAAAVRAPLKSTGRKLDLFDCTSCHLCVTVCPNDAMIRLARPAEHEERLAKRWQYLCLADLCNDCGNCETFCPDDGAPHRSKPRLHLAGRGAAAADSDYRVARAGGVWTADGAREAALVAALLRDLPLPAADPEPEEEP